The nucleotide window GCTTCTATTCGTTTGTGTACAATATATGTAACGACCTAGTGGCTTGCTGCTTGTTCTTTCAGCATGTTTATGTATACATAGgttgtacagagttcatgaAGTCACCCATTTATGAGGcagtatgagatcagtttaagtcatttgtgggcccttgatgttcagtaacGTTCAGATATGAGTACAAGGGTGTTTGGTCgttagaggtcagacactcgtcacgactcatcagtttgggttgtgacaaaaggcTCGACCTGTTTGTGATTTTCCCTACCTTTATAGTGGCCTTTGGCTCGCTCACTCAAGAATTCACGAAGGTGGCCGTTTTTTAACAACCGATCCACCTCTTCTCTTCATTGGCAACAGTCTTCGATTTTATAGCTATGAGTCCCATGATACTCACACATCACGCTTGGATCTCTTTGAGCCGGATCGGATCTCAATGGTCTGCCCGGCATACGAGATCATTGCTAACGCCCGAAACAAGATCTGTGGTGTtaatgttgaagttgtactctGATAACCTTAGAATGTCCCCATTGTTGGTTGAACTATCGGCATCACTTCTAAACAGTAACCCTCGGCTATTTGATCCACGATCAGGTTGCTTATCACTTCTGCTCGAGAGATGACTGCGGCCGCTTCTTCCCTTATCCGACCTAAAGCTGGATTTCTCTGGTTGAGAATATGGTCGATCCATATCCCTCGATGGCCTTATCTCTTGTTCATAATTCCTCCTCGATCTCTCAGAGTTCTTACTTCTATTTATTGGATCGGGAGGAAGCTCAAGTTGATCATCCCCTACTCGAATCTTGGATTCGAACCTGTTATGGACATCGGCCCAAGTTACTGCCTCATACTCCAATAGATTTTCTTTTAACTTAAACGAAGCGGTGGAGCTTTGGGGGTTAAGACCCTTGGTAAAGGCTTGAGCGTTCCCCATTCCTCTGGGACTGGGGGAAgtttctatcacgacccaaccccgtaggccgtgactagtgcccgagctgggcacccaaacacatttatTAACCAGAATAATCGCATACGATGCATTaatatacgtatacaaatatcggaCGTTGTCTCAAGCTGTCTCAAcacaagcatatatatatatatcacgaagCGAGGCAAGtagctatcatatggcgcaacggcccaaaatatatacaaatgtaagccgacaagggcacggcgaatgggatctcccggaacatataacatacgaacacacgtGTACGTGTCAAGACAACCCACATGTATCGTCTACGGACATAAAACggaacaacgagaatcatatgacgggacggggcccgccgtaccccgaataaacaaatacatatgcaacggaagaatatatacccaaaatgtaggctcggaataagggagcactcccaAACGGCCAGAATAGATTATTGTCCCTGGGCGGCGGATCGTGAGAGCGTATGGccacacgggcatgaaacgcggaccccgaagaaagggggtcggcaggaatatgtgcgagtatgcaagcgaGAGAATGCGGTCGaatcaagtcataatcgaaacagtaGTACAGAAAATAtgtgcaatatccaaaataccaaaatttttagttttaaaacacaaatcatgcatggggctcaggaaatatggtcgcccgcccgtcaatggcgccataacatcATACTCCccaagatttcatatctcgaaaacccgacatatcacataacatacatacacggtacccggccctttagcgAGGGGCTCGACGAACcagacacatcataacaccaaatatacacggtacctggccctatagcggaggggctcggcgaaccggacacatcatactccagaatataacatagtgcgcacgataacataaccggcccgggactcggcgaaagatatgccaacagtatgcacgagcagagtcgtgagtaaccatatgcataaaatcattatcatagactcaaaagataaaacCGACCATACTTGGAAGTCGGGATAATAGACATACCATgtcctttcaaaagtcatcgaaCTACATAAAGGAAAATcgtgggacccacggacggggcATCGACCaagccggcccgcctatggaggaCATAATCATAATACGCCATgcatctcctacgagcatatcgaggcgatccggttcttctacaaaagttacggccctttttcgacgtagaactttttaagaacaaactttttatgcaacatttgaaaaccaattattccaaatacataagggccattattccattacattacgaatgtccaagataaaatgcaaataagaatcgtaggcatactcggatcgcaagaatagaatttcctcgaggctcgtgtcatagcctatttacaactaaggcatgctaaaagaaggaagggttaagctttacatacctcgtctgctctcaaggctaatccaatcctaagtctcggactctcaaagatctacacaacatcattaaataccaacgttaactataggcatttaggagttcatttccaaactagcacttaattctacggaaatttgggcagcatttcctccgtaaatgcaacaaccccgagaattcaactcggccaaatcaacaacaacaacaccaataatcattctagcaacatcaacaatcgatttagaacgcattctaacattagtagctctttccTACATACTTCAACCACATTCcttcatattcaatttaactacttacattcaaaccaacatcaacgctcacacattcaattactaatccgaaactattcaaacaatattcaagaacactttaaacgatttacacaatatttcaaacaacccaacaatgcaccaactcacccgaaactaTCCCCAAACTCGAGAACCAcaaccataacacattcctcacttctgaatcatgatttacaccaacaatccacactctaacaatgtcattctcataaatatagaaattacatcaaattcacgttaacttccaaatcagcccgcaacactcataatatcaacttgaatcattaaactcttatcgctaacatagaattcatgacgacaacaatcaaaatactaaataaaattgatccattctttgtcatataacatgacctatattcggccattactacacacacacatattgacgattctcatccatttcttcacactacaacaaccaaacatgataactagaattaattcatcatttcaacacaacatcacatgtacacggctcaacttcaacatgccatatttcatgaatttcatccattttgacatactacgACACACATagaccatccataacacataaaaataagattaaaccttacctttcttcttaacttccaacttagctagggttggcAACGaatgaaaacgagcggtttgttgacccaaacaacaactccacgttaacaaggacccttcaattagtgggtttgctagaaggaaatatttttttgatggctaattttggtcttcaatttttggagctatggccgaatggccttgtgatgttcatccaaggttcttgatttttctctaagtgtggaaaatgaaaagatgacttattagtcatcttttgtatacttatataagttatacaagtgtcccatggcccacacatgggttggatcaattaaatttggccacactaTGTGTGGGGACCATacccatgccacacggccaacatggccaaatttcatgaattgtcaactttccaatatttcacttttagccccaaatttttctaaatgttccatgccaataaattcataagcaacttgtgccttaaaacgaaatcgaaggtcaaaagtctcgacttcgtatcccggaatggtcttgtccctaacttatcatggttaacccggattgtcccgatgtacaaaatacgggatataacagtttcaTTCATTCCTTTTGGAACCTATTCACTGACTCTCGAAGTAATTCGCCATTCTTTGGGCGATTCTAAAGATGTTCGCCTTCCTTGCCTGCACCTTCTTGGTTCCGGCATGTGCTTTAACAAACGCATCTGCGAGCATCTCAAAAGAAGTGAtggaatgctcgggcagatggtcgTACCAAGTTAGGGCCTCTTTAAACAGCATTTCACCAAACTATTTTAGCAGCACTGATTCAATTTCATCCTTCTTAACATCATTGCCTTTATGGCACAAGTATATGATGTCATATGCTCCTGTGGGTCCGTCGTCCCATCATATTTTTTGATATcaggcattttgaacctcttcgggatcagcTTCGGGCAGCACTCGATGGGAAAGGCCTTTGAATATATCTCTTTGAGTCCGGTCCTCTAAAGATCGGAGGGGCTTTCGGGATCTGGTCCACTTGAGAGTTGTACGTCTCTACTCTTTTCTCATTGGATTCAATCCGTTTGGCCAATGCTTCAAGCATTTTCAAGACCTTAGCTGATGCACTGGTCCCTGATCTGCTACAATTATCTGCGACCCGCTCTCCTTTTTGGCTTGCCTCGACAGCCTGATTTGCTTTGGCTGCCACTGTTTTTCCATCCTTCTTCTAAAGTTGAGCTATAGCCACCTTTTGTTtctgcaacatttcaaatatcACACGTAAGTTAACTTCCTCTATGGCATCTGGTGCCTTTTGGGCCGGTGCCTGAAGCAAAGTTGCTGAATTATTACTATTCAAAGAATCTGTGGCCAGAAGGGCTGCATTTTCCTGGTTGACGGTATTCTGGCGGTTAAGGCCTTAGGTCGAGCTGACAGCATTTGTGTTGGTTGGGTCAGCAGGTGGTTAGTTCGAGTTTGGTAACCCGCTGTTGTTTTCGTTTTCAGCAACTATTTCGTTGTTGTTCACGTGCCCGGAATGACCACTGCTTGCCATCTCGAATGTATCTGAAACACAAACTTTCAAAGAACAAGTGAAAGAGGAAGTAACAAATTAAACCGCCACTATTATCCAATGCCCctcggtgggcgccaaactattTACCCTAAAAAATGgacaacaattaaatttataagtgGTTGATAGGATATGTGGTTAgattaatttataatataagATTATAGCAAATAAATGGTAATATATTGATAAAGAATAGTAAAGAGAACTTAAGAAGACAAGTTTGTAAGCTCTGTGAATTGGTTCGGTTCGGAAGTTGCTTTCTTTAACCGAGCCAAAATACTTAAGAAGATTTCACTGCCACTTTTCGGATTACAATGTGTGAAATGATAAAAAAGCTAACCTAAAAAAGAAGGGGggagacccctatttatagctAAAAATAAATGGGCCTTAGTACAGTAAAAAAACTTCTAgaaaaaccctaaaatggataaggcGGCGTCCGTATGGTCTGACACCTATACCGTTGTCAGCACAAATGGCGAAACGGTCAAATGACGCGTGTCCTGTCTCATAACGGATTCTCCAAGACTATGTTGACTGTGTTCGCTTCAGGCTCCGGATTAACGTAGCTATCAACATATCTTCGGTTTTGACACAGAGTTGAATGCACTCATGTACCCTCGATTCTTGTTCCCATCGATTGTCAACGACCTTACTCTTTCTGATCTCAATCGGATGGTTTTAAACTTTACCCCAGTTCTTACCGGGTACGAGTTGCTttggtttttaccgtatacaatatATCCACGGACTGAAAGGTGaatttgcttttttcttttctaattttttttttagagaattTGCAGgaacatataatacttatttgaCATGTCCTCAAATCAGTtccaaaaataatcttcttcAAGTTTTTTTACATcgatttgataaaaaaattctctctctctctgtttttttttttttttttttttgtggtatgCCTGCAAAAATACAGCTCCAACTCTGGTGCCATATAAAATGGGTCAAACTCGTTTTTACCCAATTCATATTTTACCCACAATAATATTGGTGGATTGCAACTCAACCCTTTTTTATTTAACTCACTTTCAACCTGCTCAAATTTGACTGCAAACTCGACTATTTGGCACCACTAATCCCGGGTGCACCAGACGTTTTtgcttttttatttgaaaagcttttctttttggtatgtaaaaagcttttttctttgttcattAAAAAATTCATAGTTCAAATATTTTGACGAGTCAACTGACTGTTTCAATAATATTAATTAATCTTTTCAAAGTTACCCTTCACTCAAATGAGTTTTTCAAGTCCCAACATTGACTATCTATAACTTTaagaaaagtttgaaaaaaaacaaaagagttCTATTGACAAATTACTCTTTGATTAATGTCATTTAATAGCTTTCTTAAAGGATGTGTCACGcttcaaaattcatttattttgaaatagAGAGTATTTTTTATCTCGGAAGGGATACTTGaattaaatttcttaattttcaaCGTAatttagttatgtaatcttaaAACTTTGGAATAAAATTTTACATCTGAAAACTATATTACTATTTATAActcataataattaataatttaaagtatGTAAAGATAttgtggcaaaaaaaaaagctttttgactcttttttttttgtttggtcaAGTGCAAAGGTCCCTGTCACTTCATCATTATTCTCCGAACCTACCCAACATTCACTCTGCCTAAGGGACaacaggaaaaagaaaaaaacatttattgggcgacaaaaattaaaaagaattccGAACCTAATCAGTGAACTAAAACAAACGCGTGAAAGGAAAGCACAAGGAACTTCTAGTAGGAAGGAAACAATATAAAGGCAAGAAAGGgttttaaattttcattcacCTAAATTCTTTCTCTCCATTCTTATGGGCTCTGACGTTTGGGACaaatttttagttttattttgttttattttcccACATTCTTTTGAGTCAAGAGTAAAAACGTAGGAATAAGGTGTGCGTATATCCTAGACCGTGTATACCCCACTTGTCGAATTACATTGAGTAtactgttgttgttgtagttttcTTTTCCCTACAAGAAAATTTTGCActtagaagaaagaaatagaGAGATGGGGAAGTACATAGAGTTGTTAGACGTTGGTATTAGAATGGTTGCCAGATTCAACTCCCACTGCCCTCAAACTTCAAGAATGTATTATCATCCGCCAAGCAGGCATGACGAAGAAGACCACCATCTCCACCTCTTCAGTCACCAGAATTCTAGCGTCAACAGTGGTGGCGTTAGCGGAGATGCGACGGCTGTAGGGGATTTGTTTCTCCGGAAGGCTAGTTTTGGAATTGACGCTAATGAATTGATTCTTCATACTGTAGTTtgactacaatttttttttagatgaatttttttttaattgcagCCGATGAAATTGTTCCATATTGTTGTATGGTCTGGAATTGGATACAGACTTGGGTTCAACCTCGAAAATGATATTGGAGCTTTACTTTGCATCTAATGTCTCAGTAAATGATTTCATCTTACTTATCTAGACGTGATCAATGCGGAATCAAAAAAGATGTTATTGATAGAAGAATACTACACTACACAATATATTCGGGCACCCTCGACTATGAACTATAGTCATTTTTCCCTCTTTGTCCTATGTCATTTCTATTTACCCTGAAATTTTCAATCCTCCGTATATGTAGtacatttaatttttatattatatatataatttattttctaaactaGGTATTTgaagatttttatttaaattcattaacattataagtagaataatctttttatgaatttttcCCAAAGTGTAACGCtatttttttatgattgttatattacatatatgtgtatatttaagtCTTCTCTCTTATACACTATTGTCTTATATAGATAAACAAGTTTTATTGTCATTAATggaatattttctaaattataaCTTACAATTCATTTATGACATAAATAGACATtcttttaggaatttgttataaaatatacatctatttttattaattatttttgtattatctgcattaaaatatacttataaagttattattactTGCTAATTTCATTTGTATAGATATtagagttttgattattattaataaaataaattttttaactcTTCTCGTTATTTAATTATAGAACAATATTAACTTATATGCTCAATTAATATTTCTCACTTTCTTTTTGTCATCtcgaaaataatatttattttttgggaaaatggtTAAAATACACTCCAAACTATGCCCAGATTTCCTGTAATACACCTAACTTTTACGGAAGTTCTATTACCCCATGACTATTTCTTTAGTACATTTTAATGGCATTTATTCGGTAATTAAAATGTCACCCCAAATATTTTTACTCTGGTGCAACAAACGCCCTTAAGAAAAGCCCAAAATACTAATGTAAGATTGAACTTTAAACATTGGCGAAGAATACTCGCAGATTCTTGAACCATATCCAGCTCCATACTTCAATCTCAAGGCTGCCATTGCGTGAGCGCACGGTAATTTCACCAACTCATACTCTCTACAAGAACATGTTTTGTTCAGTAGATTAACTTTGGTAGGTAGGCCACTGCTGACTACGGTGAACTCGTTGGCACCCCCGTTTATACTATTGACAAACAAGGACTCGCGCTCAGTCATCTTTTCCCTTATCATCTTTTCAGCTGAAGGCACAAATATATCGATTGAATCGTTGATATTCTGCACGCCTCTGCTTGAGTATTTCAAAGAAACCTCATAGAAATGGAATTGAATATGGCGCTCACAGGTGGTACTCTCTTTCATTCCTCAACATTGAGTTAAGCGCTCGACAATGTTTGTGGTCAACACATCGTACCCGTTTGCCGGAAAATGCCCTCGCTCCACTTGTCATATCCAACATCAAACTCAAGGCAATTAGTCATTGGGGGCATTTATCCCCGAATTGCCGAAAATGCTCATGGAACTCATGGAAACCATATGCGTTTGCTGCATTATAGTATACATGAAGATATTCTCaatattggatttttttttttgaggttttTAGTAAGATGCCTCATGCAAAGTCCATGATGAGCTTGCTCAAAAACCCTGAAAACACTGTTGGCTATGCTCCTGTGTCTATCAGAGATGATGCACAAGTCTGGTTCATCGACGATTATATACTTCACTTGATGGAAGAAGTAGGTCTAACATTCATCACACTCCTTGTCCACCACATAAAATGCAATTGGAAGATATGGTTCTGAGTATCCTGTGCGACGTCAGACAACAAGACACCCCTCGTACTTGTCGTATAAAAATATTCCATCGACGGCAATAACCTTTCGCATGTGGGTATATCCTCGAATGAAAGCTGCGTAAGCTAAGAAGTAACAATTAAACATGTTCTCGTTATCAAGGCTAAGGCAAATCTTGGAACCCGTATTTAGACTTTGAACCACGTAAGAATAAGCCAGTAAGCAACCATACCCGTGATCTAGGATCCCCCTAACCATGTTCTTAGCCATTACACCTACCTTTCAACACTTCCAGTAGCTTGGTTTACAATGAAACTCCCTGAAAATAGTCCTCTGGATTTCCTTTGTCGTTGACCCTTTATTGTCAATATAGTCATTCATCAAGACTAATGCAATGATAACTGATAAGGCATACTTATGACTGCCCGTAACATATTCAACCCTGCAAGTGTGATCACCAATGTACTTGCAAATGTGAAACCTATCCGAGTTCTTATACGTATTGGCCTGCAACATCAAGCCACAATTAAAAGATGTGCGCTCCACCTTGTAATAGTTGTTATTACTCTTGTTCAGTTTTGTTGGCACTAGCAcgtgtatgttttgatgattgacaaagtaaaTGAACAAGGTGAGTGAACCAGGTCAATGTACATGTTCAATATTAGAGATAAAGTGAATGAATCAGGTCCATGAACATGTTCCAGCTCAGAGTCCTGCTATGGGTAGTACTCTTGAATTAAGAGATAAGGACTTGGCGGACAAGTTACATGATTTCTTGCCATAATTATCCAGGATACGCTTCAGACTCCTAAAGGGATATTGAAGCCATACACACCCTAATTCTGATATTGGGTCTTATCATGTAGGGCTTGTGTTCAGCCGACTTACTGCACaccaaaagctatatatatCCATGTCCTCTATTGAAAAATCTCATGCACTTACATAGAGAGAAAAATAGAATTCGAGTGAATACAGCCGAAACAATATTTGTGAGTTCTAATTCCTGAAGTGCGGCCTGATACaaagaacaagatttaagaCCCTATATCATTAGGTAATGTAATACAGTCTTCAAGTCTAGAATCGTGTATTAGGATTCTTTTATCGAGTTGTcctttccaactttcatagaagcAATTGCCATAGGTATAAACACTTGTCAAATTCAGCTTTAAGTTGAGGGCAACTTGAAGTGGGCTCAATAGTCTGGGGGGATTGTTGAGATAGGAAttagagttagttcctaggttacagagTTGTAATCTGAATTTGCAAAGGCTCACAGTTGTATtggagttttgaaaaaaatcctTTAGAGGTGTAGGTTATGGTTTTTTCACCCTTGCGAGCCGagtggtttccacgtaaaaatacTGTGTCCTTTCTTCCTGTTCTTTATATTCCGCAAATGTTAACTTGGAACAGGTAGAGTAACTTGATCTATCTTATAGGTGAATTGATATAACTTAGGATCGataattgatcatggaaaatacCAGGTTTAAAATAGAACGGGTCTTTATCGCAGCTTTCTTCAATAAAACCTTTAATTATTCCTTGTTAACGAATGTTTGCCCATGATAAAAACGGGTTCCATCATTAAATATATTGTTGGTTTGTGATCCACTTGGCTACCTATTGTCACGATctaactagtgggccatgacgggtacccggagctaactaccgagcaccactcatcatgctaaccACCATACCCATCCTGAACATACGCCATCTCTACACCGGCTTATCATGAAACTAACTTCGAATATCTCTCCaaacataaatgtacataagcccttGGGGCTACAAcatgaaatacaaaatatacatggaagaagtcacataacatctactacccacacataagtatctacgagcctctaactggaatactgaaatcataaggacgggacaggaccccgccatgcccaaatatgtacccaaaaaaatataccaataggctgcacctccggagtagtggggtgTTCCTGTACAACTGCTGATAAGGCTCCTAGGTGTCCAgtccgtctccctatctacttgtgggcatgaacacaacatccataaaagaaaaggacgtcagtacgaacattgtactgagtatgtaaggcctgtacaataacataatcaagaaataagagagcataagaggaaaagataacctgtaactgatcgcctcttaaggcggagtcatgcatgctaacttttataataacaacatcatatcaagtatgcatatgtaaactgcccgaccatataggtacggtgtaatcatcattagcccgcgttcgggcctcccacgtccggggtaaacatctctaGCCGCCcgctagtggtgtctgcccagccAACTAgtcacggtgtaatcatcatcatagctgcccaccACGCTCCTcatagtggtgtctgcccggccaactaggcacggtgtaatcattcATATACATGACGTAAAgaatgcataagagctcaagtaaaggCTGTACTCTATTGGTGTGACGTatggtcgggaacctccgattaccttatgaaataatcatcatcgctatgtctcaccttgaaggagctaatatcatgaggtgagacaatagcaagaaataacatcaatgaaatcataaagataagaTTATCAAGATaata belongs to Lycium ferocissimum isolate CSIRO_LF1 unplaced genomic scaffold, AGI_CSIRO_Lferr_CH_V1 ctg17828, whole genome shotgun sequence and includes:
- the LOC132042771 gene encoding uncharacterized protein LOC132042771, with the translated sequence MGKYIELLDVGIRMVARFNSHCPQTSRMYYHPPSRHDEEDHHLHLFSHQNSSVNSGGVSGDATAVGDLFLRKASFGIDANELILHTVV